In the Rhododendron vialii isolate Sample 1 chromosome 2a, ASM3025357v1 genome, taaaagaaatgtgaaAGTTTAGACATGTCAAAGCTTACGTCTTCTTTTGTTCGagttgacagaaaattaacgCATCCTTGTGTCATTGCATACGATGAACTAGAGCCCAGAAACCAGAAATCAAACTTACTActtagtatatatatatcactGTATACCAACACCTGAAAATCAGAAGTGGCCTTATTACCCAAACTAATACTCTGCACGTACGCCATAATCGCATCCAATGGACGCAGCAGGGATCACTCAGTCGACGAAGAGGTAAGTTATGGTATATGGCACTGTTATATATTCACTCTTTTGCATCTGAAACGTTCAAATTATACATCTTCAGTTCTTGTTCCAAGCTGAATCTTTTTTCTTATGTATGGGGCTTTGCTGCTATTAATCCGCTCCGTGTAGGCTGACATCTCACATATGTTGAGAATGAAACTTGTAATATGTTCCCTCCATCTCAATTTCATCGTCCCCGTTGCCTAGATATCTAAAAGAAACAGTCTATATTGCTGACccatttctgttttagatgattttgaaaatttggtcTGAAAAAATTTCTTGGTAATCTTTTTATTGGTGAAAACAATTTTGATATCTAATGCggtaaaatacaaaaaaggatTAACTCGATTACAAGGCAGAGCTACTGGAAAAAGACTATTGAGGGGGATGGAGGAAGTACTTAAACCATTGATCTATTCCCTCACAATTTGAACCTATACTTTGCATTTCAAGGTCCATGACTTtgtttttgggagaaaaataaacGTAGACTCTAACTAATTTGCACACCCAATCGAGTATGTTAGACTCTCACTCTTCTTCACATTTGTCTTTAGGGTTGCGCTTGTAACTGGATCCAACAAAGGAATTGGGTTGGAGATATGTAGACAATTAGCTTCTAACGGAGTTGTAGTGATATTAACAGCAAGAGATGAGAATAAGGGTCTTGAAGCTGTGCAAAATCTCAAAGCTCGTGGACAATCCGATATACTTTTTCATCAGCTTGATGTGACGAACCAAACTAGTATTGCTTCTTTGGCCGAGTTCatcaaaaccaaattcaagAAACTTGACATATTGGTAGTTTTAAAGTTGgagtttttttacttttatttatttccgTATTTTTTCGGTTTTGTGGACAACGTGATATATATGCTATGTCATAAGCCTTCTTCTCATTAGTTTCGAAATGAAATAATCCAGATACAATAATGCAGGTGAATAATGCAGGAGTTGGAACCACGATTGATCCAGCAGTTCAAAAGGGGCTAAATTTGAGGATCTTCGATGATGTAATTTTCTACACTTATTCAACATAAAGGGCATAAAAACATAACCTGTTATGCTAATAATCAAGCAATATTGATCTGAAACTGTGGGGGACACAGATGATGATTTAGCATTCCCAATTTGGATGACAGATTGCAGGTCCAGAAGCTAAAAAACTAAGAGAAGTTTTGAATCAAAGCTGCGAAGCGGCAGAAGCTTGTCTGAGAACAAACTACTATGGAGTAAAGCTTGTGACTGAAGAGCTTATTCCACTTCTTCAACTATCAGACTCTCCGAGAATAGTCAATGTTTCCTCCACTCTCGGACAACTGAAGGTAAAAAAGACTTACCCCATACCAAACCAGAAAATAAATCAAATTGACATGAATAATTAGTCCTATTCTTGTGTATAAGATGGGGACATTGTGCTGGCTTCCTCGCTAATAACTTTTGCATTTTCTACAAGCTGTTTCCATTTTCCAAGAATCACATTACACTTGCTTATCTTATCTTTCCAAAAAATTGTATTTGAAACAACGAGAGTTCGTACAATGAATTGATATGCCTTTGCCTGCTCAAGGCCCAATCCTTCAAGGAGAAATGGTAGAGTCCATACCACATCACTCTAGCCCAATACAAATTTAATGTTGACAGACCCACTCAAAGGTTTAAATTTTGTGAGTAGTGAGTCACCCAACATGTTATTAGCTACCCaacatttattttgtttatctgTTATGAGACTTAATATTCTGACATGTCCTACCAGAAAGTTAGTCCGAAAAGAACccacttttcaaaaacaaaaataaacattaaGTTTGTGAAAAATAGTTTGCTCGCATTAAATGAAGACTATAGGAGTGTTTTGTAGCATTTCAAgtgctttttgtttttgaaagcTAAACAATACTACCAAACAGGGGCGTTGTCTGCTTTTGCCTAACAATGTTTCGTCAAATTGTGTTTCAGCTTATTTCAAACGAAAAGGCTAAGAAGGAGCTAAGCGACATTGAAAGCCTCACAGTAGAGAAAGTGGATGAGTTGGTTCAGGAATTTGCTAAGGATTTGAAGGAGGATAAGCTGGAAGCCAGAGGATGGCCCATCATTTTTTCTGCTTACATAGTGTCCAAAGCAGCTCTCAATGGCTACACAAGGGTTCTGGCAAAGAACTATCCTAACATGGCCATAAATGCAGTGAGTCCTGGTTATGTGAAAACAGACCTAAACCATAACAACGGGATCTTGACTGTAGAACAAGGTGCAAAAGGGCCTGTGATGTTGGCTTTGGTTGATGATGGTGGGCCATCTGGATTGTTCTATGATCAAATGGAAGTCTCAACTTTTTGAATGGAGGAATGTAATAGAGCTTTGGAACTTCATCTGTTCACTTTTACGTATTCATGAAAGAAAGCAAATATCTTTTGCTTGTAGCTACTGATATATGTAATAGATGTTTTGAATAAGAAAATAAGGCGTCTCCTACATCGCTTGTGTGTTCATCAATGAAAACCTTGTAAGTCGATCACTCAAAAATCAAGAATTTTTGCTCCAAGTAGGTCGGTTTTGACTTTTTTTGGCCATATTGGATAACAAAAGAAAGTTGTGGTGCGAGTAGAACAGGATTTTAGAGTAGTGGGGTAAAAGACTACAGGTTTGAGGCGGAGCCAAATGCTGTTGGGGAAGTTTTGGTTCGTCGGTTTTCCCCTAAAAGTTCATGAACTTGGGGCAGAGCCATTTTGGGCTGGGGCGATACTCTGCTTGAGTCTCCCTGCAGGTTTACTTCCCTCATTCCCATCCTACCAGTGGTAAATAAAAAGAAGCACAAAGTTTCTACTTGCCTAAAATTTCAACATTGGTTGGTTAGGCGTAATGGAATTTCAAGTGCGCAGTTGTTACAGAGGACAACAAAGGCAAAGGGATTGAGCTACGTCGTCTAGCATCTAACGAAATCCTGGTCATATTGAGAGCAAGAGATGAAAGGAAAGGGTATCAAACCTATTGAATACCAGGCTTCTGGGCTATCAAATGTGGTGTTTCAGCAACTTGATGCCAAAGATCCTTCTAGCATTGCTTCACCGGCAGTACTTCTGGAAACTCGTTTCAGAACTTGTGAGAAACATTACCTCCCTGGCTGAATACTTTCCTAGTATTTGAAAGAAACACTGACAGCCAAACAGTATTAACACGAGAGATGGTAGGTATAGCCTTTTCTAGTATGAGAGAAATACAGACAACCAAACAATATTAACACGAGAGATAGtatgccgatcaaaaaaaccaaaaaaatgagagataATATGCAGGTCGACAATGCTGCGGAAAGCACACTTGTCGTAGACTATGAAACATTCAGATTCAAAGCCTTCAAACTTGGAGGTGGTTTTTGTTAAGTATTTATAACTTCTCGGTCCTTGCTCTATGTCAAGTAGTGCATACCTCCTGTATAAAGTTGGACGTCAATGCAGCTTCTGAGGAGCGGTAAGTGGAAAAGCAGATTGAGAACTTTTTCAAGTTAATTCCCACCCCAACTAGTCTTGCAGAGCTAGAAGACCACCATTTTTCGGGTGAATTACGTCCATCCTGGATACGTCAAAACAAACATTAGGGGTGACATGGGAAACCTGACCCCTGAGGAGGGTGCAGCTAGAGTTTCTGTGATTCTGGAATTGTTGCTGGACGATGGACCTTCGGCACTCTACTTCGATGAAATGTATGTATCACCCTTCAAGTAATTCATAGTTTACATATTCCTGTTTGCGTAGGGAAATCTGAAAGTTGGTGAACTACGACCTTGCAAgtcttttgcttattttttagaaGAAAACTAAACACCATCTGAATGCATTGAGATTAGAATAACTTCCTTAGTTCCAATATCTTTGCAAGTTGTTGAAGAATGCAAGAACGAATGATGTATCAGCACCACAAGCCCAGAGTCGTGCAATTGCACACAATCTTTTCCTACCGGCAAATGATAAACCCTTTTACACAAATTGTAGTGATTCAGAAAAGACATGCTCCAGCTACGAATTTCTAACGCCATGCTAGATAACAGATGATggttatctctctctttctccagaACTACAAGCAATTAACAACTCACAGATAGACCGTGTGTGTTACGCCCAAgcattttttcttaattatattGCCATTTTTATAATTGGGTGTTGCGGTCGAtcccaattaattatttttgcataCACAATGGGTACAATTATCGTTATTATAACTACAAGGGTATGAGCTTATTAACCatagtaatttaatttttacCTCATTTAgaattttagttattttatttAACCAGATGGCTATAATTTAGGGTGTGACGTGAGTAGTAAGCGGTTCTAAGAGTAGTACTTAGGGTTCTATACATAAGCTGATGAGGGTTTTGTTTTATATTAGAGTCATTGTTCttgggagaaaaagaaaggagcCAGCTTTGTCGAAGTCGGAGTTGAAGAATTCAGAGGTGGTTTCCTCTGAGGTGAGTTTAGTATCTCCCGTTTCGTTCTCTTTCAACATCTATATAGATTTTAGAGAAGGATCAAATAATTGGCAGTGTGCGGTGGGTATGATTTATGGTGATATGCGGTGGACTtttagtcggttggaaattgtCAAAGAATTGGACATTTGTGAAGTAATTTTGATGTCAACAGTAGTAGAAAGAACCAAATGGATTTGGGCTTTGATCTTCTGCTGTATGAACATGCTCTATGTATTCAATTCATGTGTGGATGGACCAAGTTGTTAATTTAGAAGAATAAAGTGGCGGCAGTTGTTCTTAGAGACAAAATAAATCTTTGGTTGTTCGTAGGTGGATTTTTGTGGTAGTCACGGGTGATTTAGGAATTTAGGAAGGGGCTAAGCTGGGGTAATTAAATAATAGGGGTGTTCCTAATTTGTATTGTTGGCGATATATTTAAATTATACTTATATATTCGAATGTTTTATTTATACAGGGAAGTCCCGTTTTGCGTGATTGAGTTTCATTACtttttggacccaggtgagtggttaaacATGTTACGTATTTTTGAACTTCCCCGTgtcccttaaattattattttagaaaattaataattgaattGGAAGCATGTATTTGctttatttggttcttgaaattggcatgcggTTTGGTGAAACCATTTATTGTTCGGATAATATTTTTgctgagaactttgtggatattgttggaaacatattttggaagtccagaAAAATTAgtcctctgtgtgcgggtgactctgaccattagggaagagaccggattaggccgaaaccctaatgctcaacggttgttattgaccggatcaTTCTTAGAGAAAAAGTTctacgggctgcctactcgtggtaaCTCTAAAATTCgattggattcaatttttgagaGATTTATTCGCTGGTACTTGGTACTATTTGGTattgattgtggttccccattgttctTGGAGATTATATTGAGATCATCATTAAGATTTATTGGATGAATTGTTTATTggattaattgattattttattgtttACTAGTTATATGCCAAATTTatgttgacatggtaaattattttgatccctaTTTTAGAACTATATTTAATATACATGTTTTGTCATTCACTGAGCTCGttagctgacggatttatttcaacttctttttcaggctaGTAAGGGAGTTAGGCGAGGACTCTGGTGGTATCTTAGGGATTTCTTGGATTTGACCTCCATGGAATGTTGTATTTTAGTAATAGGATTTTAATGATCGCTTCCACACTTTGTATTATTGGTGGTAAAATTTTATTGGTTGGTTTATGAAATGGTTGTACCCCATACTCATCGTTTAGATTCGTTTGGCTTGGATATTGTTCAataatgaaaaatcattttttttttgaagacatTATTTTGTTCTAAGCTCCATATTCCATGAGTTGGTCTTGTAGTACACGgtcggtcacttctcatttttggaATGTGTTAGTGTAATTCAAAAGGAACATATATAGCTAATCTCTGGCTGAGCAAAAACCCGTAGAGAGATTAGGTCCATGGCATCGCACAGCTGCCTCAGCCACTTGAACTACCAATCTACAACACCGGTGGTAGTTCATTTTGCAATCTACTTTGACTGTTAAATTCCTATGCCGggtggtaattttttttgcgcACAATCATTTTTAAGGCTATCAACGAGATCATCccaaatataaaaacaaaaataaaagaaaagtttttTACTAAACTTGGCCCATGGTTTTGTGCGCTAAACTTGTACGATCTCACCATCGGTCAACCTCACCTCCCAAAAACATTCAATTTCAATCCATTAATAG is a window encoding:
- the LOC131316961 gene encoding (+)-neomenthol dehydrogenase-like isoform X2, coding for MEAAGITQSTKKVALVTGSNKGIGLEICRQLASNGVVVILTARDENKGLEAVQNLKARGQSDILFHQLDVTNQTSIASLAEFIKTKFKKLDILVNNAGVGTTIDPAVQKGLNLRIFDDIAGPEAKKLREVLNQSCEAAEACLRTNYYGVKLVTEELIPLLQLSDSPRIVNVSSTLGQLKLISNEKAKKELSDIESLTVEKVDELVQEFAKDLKEDKLEARGWPIIFSAYIVSKAALNGYTRVLAKNYPNMAINAVSPGYVKTDLNHNNGILTVEQGAKGPVMLALVDDGGPSGLFYDQMEVSTF
- the LOC131316961 gene encoding (+)-neomenthol dehydrogenase-like isoform X1 — encoded protein: MDAAGITQSTKRVALVTGSNKGIGLEICRQLASNGVVVILTARDENKGLEAVQNLKARGQSDILFHQLDVTNQTSIASLAEFIKTKFKKLDILVNNAGVGTTIDPAVQKGLNLRIFDDIAGPEAKKLREVLNQSCEAAEACLRTNYYGVKLVTEELIPLLQLSDSPRIVNVSSTLGQLKLISNEKAKKELSDIESLTVEKVDELVQEFAKDLKEDKLEARGWPIIFSAYIVSKAALNGYTRVLAKNYPNMAINAVSPGYVKTDLNHNNGILTVEQGAKGPVMLALVDDGGPSGLFYDQMEVSTF